A region from the Microcella frigidaquae genome encodes:
- a CDS encoding UDP-N-acetylglucosamine--N-acetylmuramyl-(pentapeptide) pyrophosphoryl-undecaprenol N-acetylglucosamine transferase has product MTTALLAGGGTAGHVNPLLALADHWRSVEPDARLLVLGTAEGLEARLVPARGYELLTVPRVPFPRRPDRAALSFPRRFRAAVARTRAIIREHGVEVVVGFGGYAAAPAYVAAHREGVPIVAHEANAKPGIANRLAVLLGGTAAATFSGTPLRGARVVGMPLRREITQLDRPALRPEARRELALDPDRPLLLVTGGSTGAQRLNETMTASAARLVGAGWQVLHLTGTGRGGDDPGLVGYRTMAYCDRMDLAFAAADLVLCRAGAATVSELAALGLPAVLVPYAAGNGEQRLNARELVAAGGAILLPDDQLTPDWVAASLVPLLERRDEIARMAAAAASVGHRDGAEALLAVVRESLAKRAA; this is encoded by the coding sequence ATGACGACCGCCCTGCTCGCCGGCGGGGGGACCGCCGGCCACGTGAACCCCCTGCTCGCGCTCGCCGACCACTGGCGATCGGTCGAGCCGGATGCCCGCCTCCTGGTGCTCGGAACCGCCGAGGGGCTCGAGGCGCGCCTCGTCCCCGCCCGGGGCTACGAGCTGCTGACCGTGCCGCGGGTGCCGTTCCCGCGTCGGCCGGACCGCGCGGCTCTGAGCTTCCCGCGCCGCTTCCGTGCGGCGGTCGCCCGCACCCGCGCGATCATCCGCGAGCACGGCGTGGAGGTGGTGGTCGGCTTCGGCGGCTACGCCGCGGCGCCCGCCTACGTTGCCGCGCACCGCGAAGGCGTGCCGATCGTCGCGCACGAGGCGAACGCGAAGCCGGGCATCGCGAACAGGCTCGCCGTGCTGCTCGGCGGCACCGCCGCTGCCACGTTCTCGGGCACGCCGCTGCGCGGTGCCCGGGTCGTCGGTATGCCGCTCCGGCGGGAGATCACGCAGCTCGACCGGCCCGCGCTGCGGCCGGAGGCCCGGCGAGAGCTCGCGCTCGACCCCGATCGGCCGCTGCTGCTCGTCACCGGCGGCTCCACCGGAGCCCAGCGCCTCAACGAGACGATGACGGCGTCGGCGGCCCGGCTGGTCGGCGCTGGGTGGCAGGTGCTGCACCTGACCGGCACCGGTCGCGGCGGCGACGACCCCGGGCTCGTGGGCTATCGAACGATGGCCTACTGCGACCGCATGGACCTCGCCTTCGCCGCCGCCGATCTCGTGCTCTGCCGCGCCGGCGCCGCGACAGTGAGCGAGCTCGCCGCGCTCGGCCTGCCCGCCGTGCTCGTGCCCTACGCCGCCGGCAACGGCGAGCAGCGGCTGAACGCCCGCGAGCTGGTGGCGGCGGGCGGTGCGATCCTCCTTCCCGACGACCAACTGACGCCCGACTGGGTGGCGGCGAGCCTCGTGCCGCTGCTCGAGCGGCGCGACGAGATCGCCCGGATGGCGGCGGCAGCGGCATCCGTCGGCCATCGCGACGGCGCCGAGGCCCTGCTCGCCGTGGTGCGGGAGTCGCTCGCGAAGCGGGCCGCCTAG
- the ftsZ gene encoding cell division protein FtsZ, producing MTSNHNYVAVIKVVGIGGGGVNAVNRMIELGLRGVEFIAINTDAQALLMSDADVKLDVGRELTRGLGAGADPEVGRRAAEDHAEEIEEALAGADMVFVTAGEGGGTGTGGAPVVARIAKSIGALTIGVVTKPFGFEGKRRQAQADAGVAALKNEVDTLIVVPNDRLLEISDRGISMLEAFSTADQVLLAGVQGITDLITTPGLINLDFADVKSVMQGAGSALMGIGSARGADRAIKAAELAVASPLLEASIDGAHGVLLSIQGGSNLGIFEINDAAKLVQEAVHPEANIIFGAVIDDTLGDEVRVTVIAAGFDGGEPTVVHRDRRSSFQPAEAAAAMGVTLPGAAERELAERSWADDAGLAATAPIDPLEDVVEDDDDLDIPDFLR from the coding sequence GTGACCTCGAACCACAACTATGTCGCCGTGATCAAGGTCGTCGGCATCGGCGGCGGCGGCGTGAACGCCGTCAACCGGATGATCGAGCTGGGCCTGCGGGGCGTCGAGTTCATCGCCATCAACACCGACGCGCAGGCGCTGCTCATGAGCGACGCCGACGTGAAGCTCGACGTCGGCCGGGAGCTGACCCGCGGCCTCGGCGCCGGCGCCGACCCCGAGGTCGGGCGCCGTGCCGCCGAGGACCACGCCGAGGAGATCGAGGAGGCCCTCGCCGGGGCCGACATGGTCTTCGTCACGGCGGGCGAGGGCGGCGGCACGGGCACCGGTGGAGCGCCGGTCGTGGCCCGCATCGCGAAGTCGATCGGGGCGCTCACCATCGGTGTCGTGACCAAGCCGTTCGGCTTCGAGGGCAAGCGCCGCCAGGCGCAGGCCGACGCGGGCGTGGCCGCGCTCAAGAACGAGGTCGACACCCTCATCGTGGTGCCCAACGACCGCCTGCTCGAGATCAGCGACCGCGGCATCTCGATGCTCGAGGCCTTCTCGACCGCCGACCAGGTTCTGCTCGCCGGCGTGCAGGGCATCACCGACCTCATCACGACTCCCGGGCTCATCAATCTCGATTTCGCCGACGTCAAGAGCGTCATGCAGGGCGCGGGTTCGGCGCTCATGGGAATCGGTTCGGCCCGGGGTGCCGACCGCGCCATCAAGGCCGCCGAGCTCGCCGTCGCGAGCCCGCTTCTCGAGGCGAGCATCGACGGCGCGCACGGCGTGCTGCTGTCGATCCAGGGCGGCTCGAACCTCGGCATCTTCGAGATCAACGACGCCGCGAAGCTCGTGCAGGAGGCCGTGCACCCCGAGGCCAACATCATCTTCGGCGCGGTCATCGACGACACTCTCGGCGACGAGGTGCGCGTGACGGTGATCGCCGCGGGCTTCGATGGCGGCGAGCCCACTGTCGTGCACCGTGACCGACGCTCGAGCTTCCAGCCGGCCGAGGCCGCCGCGGCGATGGGCGTGACGCTTCCGGGTGCGGCCGAGCGCGAGCTCGCCGAGCGCTCGTGGGCCGACGATGCCGGGCTGGCGGCGACCGCCCCGATCGACCCGCTCGAGGACGTCGTCGAGGACGACGACGATCTCGACATCCCCGACTTCCTGCGCTGA
- the murC gene encoding UDP-N-acetylmuramate--L-alanine ligase: protein MIKPDPTLILPDTLGRLHFVGIGGSGMSGIARMFHARGHRVTGSDRSDSATVQAMRDLGISVSIGHDAAHVGDADALVVTGALWQDNPEYQEALRRGLPVLHRAQALAWLVRGERLVAVAGAHGKSTSTGMLVTALRALDRDPSFVNGAVIQGAGTSADWGSGDLFAVEADESDGSFLLYDVAIALVTNIDTDHLDHYGDEGSLEAAFDTFVAGARELVVLSADDPATRRVGERLRAARAEHAGSVAAAAIRTFGEAADADVRLLAISAEGPVRYRVAVAGEELEGELAVPGRHNAVNAAGVIAVLTGLGIAARDAVRALDGFAGTQRRFESHGLADGVRLYDDYAHHPTEVAAALQTARSVAGEGRVIAIHQPHLFSRTQAMAGEFAAVYESAADHTVVLDVYGAREDPIPGVTGALVVERFVDPERVDYRPDWQEAAERIAEIARPGDIVMTLSCGDVYRILPQVRAALEARAPEAGEAQEIGQR, encoded by the coding sequence ATGATCAAGCCCGACCCGACCCTGATCCTGCCCGACACCCTCGGGCGCCTGCACTTCGTCGGCATCGGCGGCAGCGGCATGAGCGGCATCGCCCGCATGTTCCACGCCCGCGGCCATCGCGTGACCGGCAGCGACCGCTCCGACTCGGCGACGGTGCAGGCGATGCGCGACCTCGGCATCAGCGTGAGCATCGGGCACGATGCGGCCCACGTGGGCGACGCGGATGCCCTCGTGGTCACCGGCGCCCTCTGGCAGGACAACCCGGAGTACCAGGAGGCCCTGCGGCGCGGCCTGCCCGTGCTGCATCGCGCCCAGGCCCTCGCGTGGCTCGTCCGCGGAGAGCGCCTGGTCGCGGTCGCCGGCGCGCACGGCAAGTCGACCTCGACCGGGATGCTCGTCACGGCCCTGCGCGCACTCGACCGCGACCCGTCCTTCGTGAACGGCGCGGTGATCCAGGGAGCGGGCACGAGTGCCGACTGGGGCTCGGGGGATCTCTTCGCGGTGGAGGCCGACGAATCCGACGGCTCCTTCCTGCTCTACGACGTCGCAATCGCGCTCGTCACGAACATCGACACCGATCACCTCGACCACTACGGGGACGAGGGCTCGCTCGAGGCCGCCTTCGACACCTTCGTGGCGGGGGCCCGTGAGCTCGTGGTGCTCTCGGCCGATGACCCCGCGACCCGACGGGTGGGCGAGCGCCTGCGTGCGGCCCGCGCGGAGCATGCCGGCTCGGTGGCCGCGGCCGCGATCCGCACCTTCGGCGAGGCTGCCGACGCCGATGTGCGGCTGCTGGCGATCAGCGCGGAGGGCCCGGTGCGTTACCGGGTCGCCGTGGCGGGGGAGGAGCTCGAGGGCGAGCTGGCCGTGCCCGGCCGTCACAACGCGGTCAACGCCGCGGGGGTGATCGCTGTGCTCACCGGCCTCGGCATCGCGGCCCGCGATGCGGTGCGCGCGCTCGACGGCTTCGCCGGCACCCAGCGCCGTTTCGAGTCGCACGGGCTCGCCGACGGGGTGCGCCTGTACGACGACTACGCGCACCATCCGACGGAGGTCGCCGCGGCCCTGCAGACCGCCCGCTCGGTGGCGGGGGAGGGTCGCGTCATCGCGATCCACCAGCCCCACCTGTTCAGCCGCACCCAGGCGATGGCGGGCGAGTTCGCGGCCGTCTACGAGTCCGCCGCCGACCATACGGTCGTGCTCGATGTCTACGGCGCGCGCGAGGACCCGATCCCCGGGGTCACGGGCGCGCTCGTCGTGGAGCGCTTCGTCGACCCCGAGCGCGTCGACTACCGGCCCGACTGGCAGGAGGCGGCCGAGCGCATCGCCGAGATCGCCCGCCCGGGCGACATCGTCATGACGCTCAGCTGCGGCGACGTCTACCGGATCCTCCCGCAGGTGCGGGCGGCGCTCGAGGCCCGTGCCCCGGAGGCCGGGGAGGCCCAGGAGATCGGGCAGCGATGA
- a CDS encoding FtsQ-type POTRA domain-containing protein, producing MRRFTRRSRRRRQVVAAAVATSLLLVGGVAVVTLSPLMALDTVQVIGTERLDAAEVAGSLDGHLGTPLALLDETGIRDDLAAFPLIRSYTTEVVPPHTLVVRVIERVPIAVVERGAVVELVDAAGVVVERVPERPEGIPLIAPASADVDSLAFESVAAVLTALPADLRARVDVITASTRDDVAFSMTGAGHRVVWGSAERSALKARVLAAAIETTDQSRAWEYDVSAPETLVVRRL from the coding sequence GTGCGTCGCTTCACGCGGCGCTCGCGCCGCCGCCGGCAGGTGGTCGCCGCCGCGGTGGCGACGAGCCTCCTCCTCGTCGGGGGTGTGGCGGTCGTGACGCTCTCGCCGCTGATGGCGCTCGACACGGTGCAGGTCATCGGAACGGAGCGGCTCGACGCGGCCGAGGTCGCCGGCTCGCTCGACGGCCACCTCGGCACGCCCTTGGCGCTGCTCGACGAGACGGGCATCCGTGACGATCTGGCGGCGTTTCCGCTGATCCGCTCGTACACGACCGAGGTGGTGCCGCCGCACACCCTCGTCGTCCGCGTGATCGAGCGGGTGCCGATCGCGGTCGTCGAGCGTGGCGCCGTCGTCGAGCTCGTCGACGCCGCGGGCGTCGTCGTGGAGCGCGTCCCCGAGCGCCCGGAGGGCATCCCGCTCATCGCGCCCGCGAGCGCCGACGTCGACTCGCTCGCCTTCGAGAGCGTCGCCGCGGTGCTGACGGCGCTCCCCGCGGACCTGCGGGCGCGGGTCGACGTGATCACCGCATCCACGCGCGACGATGTGGCGTTCTCCATGACCGGCGCGGGGCACCGTGTGGTGTGGGGCAGCGCCGAGCGCTCGGCGCTCAAGGCCCGTGTGCTGGCCGCGGCGATCGAGACGACCGACCAGTCACGAGCGTGGGAGTACGACGTGTCGGCGCCCGAGACCCTCGTCGTCCGTCGTCTCTAG